A window of the Pararge aegeria chromosome 2, ilParAegt1.1, whole genome shotgun sequence genome harbors these coding sequences:
- the LOC120635214 gene encoding very long-chain-fatty-acid--CoA ligase bubblegum isoform X1: MESGSERKPITDASTVIVENGEEIINVDKMQVPNGISHQKFLNGPDQFIPADSYTCCNPGGHVRIRMGSRGVAAEPPISVPGLLSRTAARYPDDIAFATKKADGRWHKTTYKQYQERVRTIAKGFLKLGLERYHSVCILGFNSEQWYTADLGAIHAGGYAAGIYTTNSAEACYFCLESSRANICVVQDKKQLDKILSVQSRLKHLKAIVQWEGVVNTSIPGVYSWDQIMEMGAKEPDTQLNNILKSIAVNECCTLVYTSGTVGQPKAVMLSHDNLTWDAYSISERVGDLQPTVDVLISYLPLSHVAAQVVDIYTTLHNAVAVYFAQPDALKGSLIETLKEVRPTRFLAVPRVWEKMYEKIMAVGKSSGSLKRYIATWAKDKGTEHHCARINGALSAGMIGLPLDFTLLEMIKYWQSGTSCGYKMAKSVVFNKVRVNLGLDRCSTFVTAAAPLSPEIKKFFLSLDIPIMDAFGMSEAAGAHTLSIYPKFKLDCSGEVLDGTETKFGGSASINGPGEIQMRGRHVFMGYLSDEQKTKDTLDDEGWLHSGDVGRLDSNNLLYITGRIKELLITAGGENIAPVLIEQTVQAQLLHVGYAVLIGDRRKFLAILLTLKAKVDSNTGDALDELEPETCKWVASLGCKATTISEIIKTKDPAVYKAIEEGIARANKQAISNAQKIQKFAILPADFSMNTGELGPTLKIKRNVVYEKYKDIIEGFYKD; the protein is encoded by the exons ATGGAATCAGGAAGTGAACGGAAGCCCATAACG GACGCCTCAACTGTTATCGTGGAAAACGGCGAGGAAATAATAAACGTCGACAAAATGCAAGTCCCAAACGGAATAAGCCATCAAAAATTCTTAAAcg GTCCAGACCAGTTCATCCCAGCCGACAGTTACACATGCTGCAATCCTGGAGGCCACGTTAGAATCCGTATGGGTTCTCGGGGTGTTGCCGCGGAACCTCCCATATCGGTGCCCGGTCTACTCAGCAGAACGGCCGCTCGGTACCCTGACGATATTGCATTCGCTACAAAGAAGGCGGACGGGAGATGGCATAAAACAACTTACAA ACAGTACCAGGAACGCGTGCGAACGATTGCAAAGGGTTTTTTGAAATTAGGACTGGAACGATACCACTCCGTCTGTATATTAGGTTTCAACTCAGAGCAGTGGTACACAGCTGATCTAGGCGCAATACATgctgg AGGATATGCTGCTGGTATTTACACAACCAATTCTGCGGAGGCTTGCTACTTCTGCTTGGAGTCGTCGCGAGCCAACATCTGCGTTGTACAGGATAAGAAGCagcttgataaaatattgtcagTGCAAAGTCGGCTAAAACACCTGAAAGCAATCGTACAATGGGAGGGAGTCGTGAACACATCGATACCCGGAGTTTATAGT TGGGATCAAATAATGGAAATGGGCGCAAAGGAACCGGACACTCAACTTAACAACATCCTTAAATCTATCGCCGTCAATGAATGCTGCACGTTAGTCTACACG TCTGGTACAGTCGGACAACCAAAAGCAGTGATGTTATCGCACGACAACCTCACATGGGATGCGTATTCCATAAGCGAACGAGTTGGAGATCTGCAGCCGACTGTTGACGTACTCATCTCCTACCTACCGCTGAGTCATGTCGCTGCTCAG GTGGTGGACATTTACACAACCCTTCATAACGCTGTGGCAGTTTACTTTGCGCAACCCGATGCCTTGAAAGGCAGTTTGATAGAAACATTGAAGGAAGTAAGGCCTACTAG GTTCCTGGCGGTGCCTCGAGTATGGGAGAAAATGTACGAGAAAATCATGGCCGTGGGCAAATCCAGCGGATCCTTGAAACGGTACATAGCTACGTGGGCTAAAGACAAGGGCACGGAGCATCATTGCGCTAGAATAAATgg AGCCCTGTCTGCTGGAATGATAGGTCTACCATTAGACTTCACGCTCTTGGAAATGATAAAATATTG GCAATCGGGTACATCATGCGGTTACAAGATGGCAAAGTCGGTAGTATTCAACAAAGTGCGAGTCAACCTAGGTCTCGACCGCTGCTCGACCTTCGTCACCGCGGCCGCACCACTGTCACCTGAAATCAAGAAGTTCTTCCTCTCCCTTGACATCCCTATCATGGATGCCTTTGGTATGAGCGAAGCGGCCGGGGCACACACTCTTAGCATATATCCCAA GTTTAAATTAGATTGTTCTGGAGAAGTTCTGGATGGAACGGAAACTAAATTCGGCGGGTCAGCAAGCATCAATGGGCCCGGAGAGATTCAAATGCGCGGTCGCCATGTTTTCATGGGCTACCTTAGCGACGAACAAAAGACAAAAGATACCCTGGACGACGAGGGCTGGCTACACTCCGGAGACGTTGGAAGATTAGACAGCAACAACTTGTTATACATTACTGGCAGAATAAAG GAGTTGCTGATTACAGCCGGAGGTGAAAATATAGCACCCGTACTTATCGAGCAAACTGTGCAAGCCCAACTGCTGCACGTAGGATATGCCGTGCTTATAGGCGACAGACGAAAGTTCCTCGCCATTCTACTCACACTGAAG GCCAAAGTGGACTCCAATACTGGGGACGCGTTGGACGAACTGGAACCAGAGACATGTAAATGGGTGGCCAGCCTAGGATGCAAGGCCACCACGATCAGTGAGATTATCAAAACCAAAGATCCAGCT GTATACAAAGCTATAGAAGAAGGCATTGCCCGTGCCAACAAGCAAGCGATTTCTAACGCACAAAAGATACAGAAGTTTGCTATTCTACCCGCAGACTTCTCTATGAATACTGGAGAATTAG GTCCAACACTGAAAATTAAGAGGAACGTCGTCTACGAGAAATACAAAGACATCATAGAAGGTTTCTACAAAGATTAG
- the LOC120635214 gene encoding long-chain-fatty-acid--CoA ligase ACSBG2 isoform X3, giving the protein MQVPNGISHQKFLNGPDQFIPADSYTCCNPGGHVRIRMGSRGVAAEPPISVPGLLSRTAARYPDDIAFATKKADGRWHKTTYKQYQERVRTIAKGFLKLGLERYHSVCILGFNSEQWYTADLGAIHAGGYAAGIYTTNSAEACYFCLESSRANICVVQDKKQLDKILSVQSRLKHLKAIVQWEGVVNTSIPGVYSWDQIMEMGAKEPDTQLNNILKSIAVNECCTLVYTSGTVGQPKAVMLSHDNLTWDAYSISERVGDLQPTVDVLISYLPLSHVAAQVVDIYTTLHNAVAVYFAQPDALKGSLIETLKEVRPTRFLAVPRVWEKMYEKIMAVGKSSGSLKRYIATWAKDKGTEHHCARINGALSAGMIGLPLDFTLLEMIKYWQSGTSCGYKMAKSVVFNKVRVNLGLDRCSTFVTAAAPLSPEIKKFFLSLDIPIMDAFGMSEAAGAHTLSIYPKFKLDCSGEVLDGTETKFGGSASINGPGEIQMRGRHVFMGYLSDEQKTKDTLDDEGWLHSGDVGRLDSNNLLYITGRIKELLITAGGENIAPVLIEQTVQAQLLHVGYAVLIGDRRKFLAILLTLKAKVDSNTGDALDELEPETCKWVASLGCKATTISEIIKTKDPAVYKAIEEGIARANKQAISNAQKIQKFAILPADFSMNTGELGPTLKIKRNVVYEKYKDIIEGFYKD; this is encoded by the exons ATGCAAGTCCCAAACGGAATAAGCCATCAAAAATTCTTAAAcg GTCCAGACCAGTTCATCCCAGCCGACAGTTACACATGCTGCAATCCTGGAGGCCACGTTAGAATCCGTATGGGTTCTCGGGGTGTTGCCGCGGAACCTCCCATATCGGTGCCCGGTCTACTCAGCAGAACGGCCGCTCGGTACCCTGACGATATTGCATTCGCTACAAAGAAGGCGGACGGGAGATGGCATAAAACAACTTACAA ACAGTACCAGGAACGCGTGCGAACGATTGCAAAGGGTTTTTTGAAATTAGGACTGGAACGATACCACTCCGTCTGTATATTAGGTTTCAACTCAGAGCAGTGGTACACAGCTGATCTAGGCGCAATACATgctgg AGGATATGCTGCTGGTATTTACACAACCAATTCTGCGGAGGCTTGCTACTTCTGCTTGGAGTCGTCGCGAGCCAACATCTGCGTTGTACAGGATAAGAAGCagcttgataaaatattgtcagTGCAAAGTCGGCTAAAACACCTGAAAGCAATCGTACAATGGGAGGGAGTCGTGAACACATCGATACCCGGAGTTTATAGT TGGGATCAAATAATGGAAATGGGCGCAAAGGAACCGGACACTCAACTTAACAACATCCTTAAATCTATCGCCGTCAATGAATGCTGCACGTTAGTCTACACG TCTGGTACAGTCGGACAACCAAAAGCAGTGATGTTATCGCACGACAACCTCACATGGGATGCGTATTCCATAAGCGAACGAGTTGGAGATCTGCAGCCGACTGTTGACGTACTCATCTCCTACCTACCGCTGAGTCATGTCGCTGCTCAG GTGGTGGACATTTACACAACCCTTCATAACGCTGTGGCAGTTTACTTTGCGCAACCCGATGCCTTGAAAGGCAGTTTGATAGAAACATTGAAGGAAGTAAGGCCTACTAG GTTCCTGGCGGTGCCTCGAGTATGGGAGAAAATGTACGAGAAAATCATGGCCGTGGGCAAATCCAGCGGATCCTTGAAACGGTACATAGCTACGTGGGCTAAAGACAAGGGCACGGAGCATCATTGCGCTAGAATAAATgg AGCCCTGTCTGCTGGAATGATAGGTCTACCATTAGACTTCACGCTCTTGGAAATGATAAAATATTG GCAATCGGGTACATCATGCGGTTACAAGATGGCAAAGTCGGTAGTATTCAACAAAGTGCGAGTCAACCTAGGTCTCGACCGCTGCTCGACCTTCGTCACCGCGGCCGCACCACTGTCACCTGAAATCAAGAAGTTCTTCCTCTCCCTTGACATCCCTATCATGGATGCCTTTGGTATGAGCGAAGCGGCCGGGGCACACACTCTTAGCATATATCCCAA GTTTAAATTAGATTGTTCTGGAGAAGTTCTGGATGGAACGGAAACTAAATTCGGCGGGTCAGCAAGCATCAATGGGCCCGGAGAGATTCAAATGCGCGGTCGCCATGTTTTCATGGGCTACCTTAGCGACGAACAAAAGACAAAAGATACCCTGGACGACGAGGGCTGGCTACACTCCGGAGACGTTGGAAGATTAGACAGCAACAACTTGTTATACATTACTGGCAGAATAAAG GAGTTGCTGATTACAGCCGGAGGTGAAAATATAGCACCCGTACTTATCGAGCAAACTGTGCAAGCCCAACTGCTGCACGTAGGATATGCCGTGCTTATAGGCGACAGACGAAAGTTCCTCGCCATTCTACTCACACTGAAG GCCAAAGTGGACTCCAATACTGGGGACGCGTTGGACGAACTGGAACCAGAGACATGTAAATGGGTGGCCAGCCTAGGATGCAAGGCCACCACGATCAGTGAGATTATCAAAACCAAAGATCCAGCT GTATACAAAGCTATAGAAGAAGGCATTGCCCGTGCCAACAAGCAAGCGATTTCTAACGCACAAAAGATACAGAAGTTTGCTATTCTACCCGCAGACTTCTCTATGAATACTGGAGAATTAG GTCCAACACTGAAAATTAAGAGGAACGTCGTCTACGAGAAATACAAAGACATCATAGAAGGTTTCTACAAAGATTAG
- the LOC120635214 gene encoding long-chain-fatty-acid--CoA ligase ACSBG2 isoform X2, translating into MESGSERKPITDASTVIVENGEEIINVDKMQVPNGISHQKFLNGPDQFIPADSYTCCNPGGHVRIRMGSRGVAAEPPISVPGLLSRTAARYPDDIAFATKKADGRWHKTTYKQYQERVRTIAKGFLKLGLERYHSVCILGFNSEQWYTADLGAIHAGGYAAGIYTTNSAEACYFCLESSRANICVVQDKKQLDKILSVQSRLKHLKAIVQWEGVVNTSIPGVYSWDQIMEMGAKEPDTQLNNILKSIAVNECCTLVYTSGTVGQPKAVMLSHDNLTWDAYSISERVGDLQPTVDVLISYLPLSHVAAQVVDIYTTLHNAVAVYFAQPDALKGSLIETLKEVRPTRFLAVPRVWEKMYEKIMAVGKSSGSLKRYIATWAKDKGTEHHCARINGQSGTSCGYKMAKSVVFNKVRVNLGLDRCSTFVTAAAPLSPEIKKFFLSLDIPIMDAFGMSEAAGAHTLSIYPKFKLDCSGEVLDGTETKFGGSASINGPGEIQMRGRHVFMGYLSDEQKTKDTLDDEGWLHSGDVGRLDSNNLLYITGRIKELLITAGGENIAPVLIEQTVQAQLLHVGYAVLIGDRRKFLAILLTLKAKVDSNTGDALDELEPETCKWVASLGCKATTISEIIKTKDPAVYKAIEEGIARANKQAISNAQKIQKFAILPADFSMNTGELGPTLKIKRNVVYEKYKDIIEGFYKD; encoded by the exons ATGGAATCAGGAAGTGAACGGAAGCCCATAACG GACGCCTCAACTGTTATCGTGGAAAACGGCGAGGAAATAATAAACGTCGACAAAATGCAAGTCCCAAACGGAATAAGCCATCAAAAATTCTTAAAcg GTCCAGACCAGTTCATCCCAGCCGACAGTTACACATGCTGCAATCCTGGAGGCCACGTTAGAATCCGTATGGGTTCTCGGGGTGTTGCCGCGGAACCTCCCATATCGGTGCCCGGTCTACTCAGCAGAACGGCCGCTCGGTACCCTGACGATATTGCATTCGCTACAAAGAAGGCGGACGGGAGATGGCATAAAACAACTTACAA ACAGTACCAGGAACGCGTGCGAACGATTGCAAAGGGTTTTTTGAAATTAGGACTGGAACGATACCACTCCGTCTGTATATTAGGTTTCAACTCAGAGCAGTGGTACACAGCTGATCTAGGCGCAATACATgctgg AGGATATGCTGCTGGTATTTACACAACCAATTCTGCGGAGGCTTGCTACTTCTGCTTGGAGTCGTCGCGAGCCAACATCTGCGTTGTACAGGATAAGAAGCagcttgataaaatattgtcagTGCAAAGTCGGCTAAAACACCTGAAAGCAATCGTACAATGGGAGGGAGTCGTGAACACATCGATACCCGGAGTTTATAGT TGGGATCAAATAATGGAAATGGGCGCAAAGGAACCGGACACTCAACTTAACAACATCCTTAAATCTATCGCCGTCAATGAATGCTGCACGTTAGTCTACACG TCTGGTACAGTCGGACAACCAAAAGCAGTGATGTTATCGCACGACAACCTCACATGGGATGCGTATTCCATAAGCGAACGAGTTGGAGATCTGCAGCCGACTGTTGACGTACTCATCTCCTACCTACCGCTGAGTCATGTCGCTGCTCAG GTGGTGGACATTTACACAACCCTTCATAACGCTGTGGCAGTTTACTTTGCGCAACCCGATGCCTTGAAAGGCAGTTTGATAGAAACATTGAAGGAAGTAAGGCCTACTAG GTTCCTGGCGGTGCCTCGAGTATGGGAGAAAATGTACGAGAAAATCATGGCCGTGGGCAAATCCAGCGGATCCTTGAAACGGTACATAGCTACGTGGGCTAAAGACAAGGGCACGGAGCATCATTGCGCTAGAATAAATgg GCAATCGGGTACATCATGCGGTTACAAGATGGCAAAGTCGGTAGTATTCAACAAAGTGCGAGTCAACCTAGGTCTCGACCGCTGCTCGACCTTCGTCACCGCGGCCGCACCACTGTCACCTGAAATCAAGAAGTTCTTCCTCTCCCTTGACATCCCTATCATGGATGCCTTTGGTATGAGCGAAGCGGCCGGGGCACACACTCTTAGCATATATCCCAA GTTTAAATTAGATTGTTCTGGAGAAGTTCTGGATGGAACGGAAACTAAATTCGGCGGGTCAGCAAGCATCAATGGGCCCGGAGAGATTCAAATGCGCGGTCGCCATGTTTTCATGGGCTACCTTAGCGACGAACAAAAGACAAAAGATACCCTGGACGACGAGGGCTGGCTACACTCCGGAGACGTTGGAAGATTAGACAGCAACAACTTGTTATACATTACTGGCAGAATAAAG GAGTTGCTGATTACAGCCGGAGGTGAAAATATAGCACCCGTACTTATCGAGCAAACTGTGCAAGCCCAACTGCTGCACGTAGGATATGCCGTGCTTATAGGCGACAGACGAAAGTTCCTCGCCATTCTACTCACACTGAAG GCCAAAGTGGACTCCAATACTGGGGACGCGTTGGACGAACTGGAACCAGAGACATGTAAATGGGTGGCCAGCCTAGGATGCAAGGCCACCACGATCAGTGAGATTATCAAAACCAAAGATCCAGCT GTATACAAAGCTATAGAAGAAGGCATTGCCCGTGCCAACAAGCAAGCGATTTCTAACGCACAAAAGATACAGAAGTTTGCTATTCTACCCGCAGACTTCTCTATGAATACTGGAGAATTAG GTCCAACACTGAAAATTAAGAGGAACGTCGTCTACGAGAAATACAAAGACATCATAGAAGGTTTCTACAAAGATTAG